A region from the Variovorax sp. V93 genome encodes:
- a CDS encoding DSD1 family PLP-dependent enzyme yields the protein MLPDSQVNKPLIGIAGGRQSLDTPALLLDLGALTRNIERMAAFAKARGVGLRPHVKTHKSVEIARRQVAAGAIGVSCVTLGEAEVMVKAGIPDVLITSPAVTPSKIARVVRLARLAGPGGMMVVVDDPRNAADLAAATLGLPHPLEVLVDYGAGYNRTGAASEAQVLELARCIAAEPRLKLRGLQAYAGNLQHIVDRQQRSAAAAGLREAIARIVADAERSGIHFEIVTGAGTGTHDLDAQRDAFTELQAGSYVFMDAEYAQVLQGSPGQPSPFEVSLFVQTAVVSTNAAEWVTVDGGTKCFATDCGVPLVARGADPASRYAFFGDEHGKLFCAGQRPALGDRVEFITPHCDPTVNLHDAYHVVDGDTLVAIWPVDARGRH from the coding sequence ATGCTTCCTGATTCACAAGTCAACAAACCGCTGATCGGAATTGCCGGCGGTCGGCAGTCGCTCGACACGCCGGCGCTGCTGCTCGATCTTGGCGCGCTGACGCGCAACATCGAGCGCATGGCCGCCTTTGCCAAGGCGCGCGGCGTCGGCCTGCGGCCGCATGTGAAAACGCACAAGTCGGTGGAGATCGCGCGCCGCCAGGTGGCCGCGGGTGCCATCGGCGTGAGCTGCGTCACGCTGGGCGAGGCCGAGGTCATGGTCAAGGCCGGCATTCCGGACGTGCTGATCACCTCGCCGGCCGTCACGCCGAGCAAGATCGCGCGCGTGGTCAGGCTGGCCAGGCTGGCCGGCCCCGGCGGAATGATGGTGGTGGTGGACGACCCGCGCAATGCCGCCGACCTGGCCGCCGCCACGCTCGGCCTGCCGCATCCTCTCGAAGTGCTGGTCGACTACGGCGCCGGCTACAACCGCACGGGCGCGGCCAGCGAGGCGCAGGTGCTCGAGCTCGCGCGCTGCATTGCGGCCGAGCCGCGCCTGAAGCTGCGCGGGCTGCAGGCCTACGCCGGCAACCTGCAGCACATCGTCGACCGGCAGCAGCGCAGCGCCGCCGCGGCCGGCCTGCGCGAAGCCATCGCGCGCATCGTCGCGGACGCCGAGCGCAGCGGCATTCACTTCGAGATCGTCACGGGCGCGGGTACCGGCACGCACGACCTCGACGCGCAGCGGGACGCCTTCACCGAATTGCAGGCCGGCTCCTATGTGTTCATGGACGCGGAATATGCGCAGGTGCTGCAGGGCAGCCCGGGGCAGCCTTCACCGTTCGAGGTGTCGCTGTTCGTGCAGACGGCGGTGGTGAGCACCAATGCGGCGGAATGGGTCACCGTGGACGGCGGCACCAAGTGCTTTGCCACCGACTGCGGCGTGCCGCTGGTGGCACGCGGTGCCGATCCGGCGAGCCGCTACGCCTTCTTCGGCGACGAGCACGGCAAGCTGTTTTGCGCCGGGCAGCGGCCCGCGCTCGGCGACCGGGTGGAGTTCATCACGCCGCATTGCGACCCGACCGTCAACCTGCACGATGCCTACCATGTGGTCGACGGCGACACGCTGGTCGCCATCTGGCCGGTGGATGCGCGCGGCAGGCACTGA
- a CDS encoding amidase family protein: MNRIHALTDLSAREAAEQMARGELRAADYVDALLRRGAAAASLGGLLHQDAQRLRSEALALDAAPRPAAGARPLHGVPLAFKDNIDVVGFPTTAGSPWMADHRPRRAAGVTQRLLAAGALVLGKTNLHEWSQGVTGHNHAFGPSRNPFDPSRISGGSSGGNATLLGMRAVPAAIGTDTGGSVRVPAALCGLVGFRPTIGRWPGDGLVPISPTFDTAGAMARNVDDCVLIDHAIADGPLRLAPAPLAGVRLGVPQRYFWDEIDPPVAALAQDALERLRSAGAVLVPCDLGEAGALFQQGSMSISLYEILPALQAYFARHERPFDARALADAVVSPDVRPLFGRLFGPGAIGTPAYRHALGVLRPRMQEAYRRCFAQNAIAALVFPTSPLCAARIGEDVEVMLCGRPVSAFSAYIRNTGPAGMAGLPALSLPMGLARGSLPAGMELTGPAGSDSALLALALAIEAVLPPAPVAPAIA, encoded by the coding sequence ATGAACCGGATCCATGCGCTCACCGATCTCTCCGCCCGCGAAGCCGCAGAGCAGATGGCGCGAGGCGAGCTCCGCGCCGCAGACTATGTGGATGCGCTGCTGCGACGCGGTGCCGCAGCCGCCTCCCTCGGTGGCCTGCTGCACCAGGACGCGCAGCGCCTTCGCAGTGAGGCCTTGGCGCTCGACGCAGCGCCCCGGCCTGCCGCCGGCGCGCGCCCTCTGCATGGCGTGCCGCTCGCGTTCAAGGACAACATCGACGTGGTCGGCTTTCCCACCACCGCCGGCAGCCCGTGGATGGCGGACCACCGTCCGCGCCGCGCGGCGGGCGTGACGCAGCGCCTGCTGGCTGCGGGTGCGCTGGTGCTTGGCAAGACGAATCTGCACGAGTGGTCGCAAGGCGTCACCGGCCACAACCACGCGTTCGGCCCGTCGCGCAACCCCTTCGATCCCTCGCGCATTTCAGGCGGCTCGAGCGGTGGCAACGCAACGTTGCTCGGCATGCGCGCCGTTCCCGCGGCCATCGGCACGGACACGGGCGGCTCGGTCCGGGTGCCCGCCGCGCTGTGCGGCCTGGTCGGCTTCAGGCCCACCATCGGCCGCTGGCCTGGGGACGGACTTGTGCCGATCTCGCCCACCTTCGACACCGCAGGCGCCATGGCGCGCAACGTGGACGACTGCGTGCTGATCGACCATGCCATCGCCGATGGCCCGCTCCGGCTGGCGCCGGCGCCGCTCGCTGGCGTGCGCCTGGGCGTGCCGCAGCGCTACTTCTGGGACGAGATCGATCCGCCGGTGGCTGCACTGGCGCAGGACGCGCTCGAGCGGCTGCGCAGCGCTGGCGCGGTGCTGGTGCCCTGCGATCTGGGCGAAGCCGGCGCGCTGTTCCAGCAGGGCTCCATGTCGATCTCTCTCTACGAGATCCTGCCTGCGCTGCAGGCCTACTTCGCGCGCCACGAGCGCCCCTTCGATGCCCGCGCACTCGCCGATGCCGTCGTGAGCCCCGACGTCCGGCCGCTGTTCGGGCGCCTGTTCGGACCGGGTGCGATCGGCACGCCGGCCTACCGCCACGCGCTCGGCGTGCTGCGCCCGCGCATGCAGGAGGCGTATCGCCGCTGCTTCGCGCAGAACGCCATCGCCGCGCTGGTGTTCCCGACCAGCCCGCTCTGCGCGGCGCGCATCGGCGAAGACGTGGAGGTCATGCTGTGCGGCCGGCCGGTATCGGCCTTCTCCGCCTACATCCGCAACACGGGTCCGGCCGGCATGGCGGGACTGCCCGCGCTGAGCCTGCCGATGGGCCTCGCGCGCGGCAGCCTGCCCGCGGGAATGGAACTGACAGGCCCGGCCGGATCGGACAGTGCGCTGCTCGCGCTGGCGCTCGCCATCGAAGCCGTTCTTCCACCCGCGCCGGTAGCGCCCGCCATCGCCTGA
- a CDS encoding ABC transporter substrate-binding protein has translation MSFKSLRFLTLAAASMALLASLPASAAEKVSLRLKWLAQAQFAGFYVAKAKGFYDQGGLDLTINPGGPNLNVETLVASGNDTFGLAGGTETVLLAREKGLPLVCIGVTVQTTPFTYVTYKDSGITQVKDFAGKKVATWFTGTQYTLYSMLASAGMKQGDLTIVPQSGSMAPFVEKQFDVAAATYYNELNVLKAQGLGDKLTLIKPDDYGVIVQQDTVLVSEKYRNEKPQQVQAFMNATIKGWKYALQNKKEAIDIVMAASPSLNRAHQEAMLDEFEKLVKAGKGTTDGILAIDLPTVEKMQTQLVGYKALKAPADLSKAYDPSFWTQVPATDKKF, from the coding sequence ATGTCTTTCAAGTCCTTGCGTTTCCTGACTCTCGCCGCAGCGTCGATGGCGCTTCTTGCGAGCCTGCCGGCATCCGCTGCGGAGAAGGTGTCGCTGCGCCTCAAATGGCTGGCGCAGGCGCAGTTCGCCGGCTTCTACGTGGCCAAGGCCAAGGGCTTCTACGACCAGGGTGGCCTCGACCTGACGATCAATCCGGGCGGGCCCAACCTCAACGTGGAGACCCTCGTCGCCTCGGGCAACGACACCTTCGGCCTCGCCGGCGGCACGGAGACGGTGCTGCTGGCGCGCGAGAAAGGCCTGCCGCTGGTGTGCATCGGCGTCACGGTGCAGACCACGCCCTTCACCTATGTCACCTACAAGGATTCGGGCATCACCCAGGTGAAGGACTTCGCGGGCAAGAAGGTGGCCACGTGGTTCACCGGCACGCAGTACACGCTCTATTCGATGCTCGCTTCGGCCGGCATGAAGCAGGGCGACCTGACCATCGTGCCGCAGTCGGGCTCGATGGCGCCTTTCGTCGAGAAGCAGTTCGACGTGGCCGCCGCCACCTACTACAACGAACTCAACGTGCTCAAGGCGCAGGGCCTGGGCGACAAGCTCACGCTCATCAAGCCCGATGACTACGGCGTGATCGTGCAGCAGGACACGGTGCTCGTGTCCGAGAAATACCGCAACGAAAAGCCGCAGCAGGTGCAGGCCTTCATGAACGCGACCATCAAGGGCTGGAAGTACGCGCTGCAGAACAAGAAGGAAGCCATCGACATCGTCATGGCCGCATCGCCCAGCCTGAACCGCGCGCACCAGGAAGCGATGCTCGACGAGTTCGAGAAGCTCGTGAAGGCCGGCAAGGGCACGACCGACGGCATCCTCGCCATCGACCTGCCGACGGTCGAGAAGATGCAGACCCAGTTGGTGGGCTACAAGGCGCTGAAGGCGCCGGCCGACCTGTCGAAGGCCTACGACCCGAGCTTCTGGACGCAGGTGCCGGCCACCGACAAGAAGTTCTGA
- a CDS encoding ABC transporter ATP-binding protein, with product MKFMPHEVMPPAAAGTAAPPMLELVNVWKRFGDGQAQTVAVSGVDLRIAKSEFVTLVGPSGCGKSTLFNMIAGLLPPDDDGSLLFGGTPQRDGQLLGKVSFMPQRDLLFPWRTVLDNAILALEVEGVPRKEARERARAMLPEFGLTGFADHYPHQLSGGMRQRVALMRTFLFERDLLLLDEPFGALDALTRSRMQHWLLEIWARHRRTVLFITHDIDEAIVLGDRVLVMTARPGTVKSETVVDLPRPRDPSIVLSPEFIGLKQRLLAEIEEESRKTFAQEERAS from the coding sequence ATGAAGTTCATGCCTCACGAAGTGATGCCGCCCGCCGCCGCAGGCACGGCCGCACCGCCGATGCTCGAGCTCGTCAACGTGTGGAAGCGCTTCGGCGACGGCCAGGCGCAGACGGTGGCGGTGTCCGGCGTCGACCTGCGGATCGCGAAGAGCGAGTTCGTCACGCTCGTGGGCCCTTCAGGTTGCGGCAAGTCGACGCTCTTCAACATGATTGCGGGGCTGCTGCCGCCCGACGACGACGGATCTCTGCTGTTCGGCGGCACGCCGCAGCGCGACGGCCAGTTGCTGGGCAAGGTGTCGTTCATGCCGCAGCGCGACCTGCTGTTTCCGTGGCGCACCGTGCTGGACAACGCCATCCTCGCGCTCGAAGTGGAGGGCGTGCCGCGCAAGGAGGCGCGCGAGCGTGCGCGCGCCATGCTGCCGGAGTTCGGCCTCACCGGTTTTGCCGACCACTACCCGCACCAGCTCTCGGGCGGCATGCGCCAGCGCGTGGCGCTGATGCGCACCTTCCTGTTCGAGCGCGATCTGCTGCTGCTCGACGAGCCCTTCGGTGCGCTCGACGCGCTCACGCGCAGCCGCATGCAGCACTGGCTGCTCGAGATCTGGGCGCGCCATCGCCGCACGGTGCTCTTCATCACGCACGACATCGACGAAGCCATCGTGCTCGGCGACAGGGTGCTGGTGATGACGGCGCGGCCCGGCACGGTCAAGAGCGAGACGGTGGTCGACCTGCCGCGCCCGCGCGATCCGTCGATCGTGCTGTCGCCGGAGTTCATCGGCCTCAAGCAGCGCCTGCTCGCGGAGATCGAGGAGGAAAGCCGCAAGACCTTCGCCCAGGAGGAGCGCGCCTCGTGA
- a CDS encoding ABC transporter permease: protein MSLPMQRMLRSPVLAFVGLAVVWEIAVHAFAPSPRYLPALSAIAQDAWSVWPQLLRGFGRTLLETVLGFAMGAVFGCLCGTVFTYSRWMERSVFPLFVVSQTVPVVAFGALIVIWFGNSLLAKVMTAFFLTFFPVTVNTLRGLKSCDPQRIALMKSFGAGRFVMFFKLAVPSALPKIMVGLRVAIGLSLIGSVVGEWFGETVGLGVMLMEAMNADLVLRLWVVMFACGLMGALLYGALTFVERRLVWWRSES from the coding sequence GTGAGCTTGCCGATGCAACGCATGCTGCGCTCGCCCGTGCTGGCCTTCGTCGGGCTCGCCGTCGTCTGGGAGATTGCGGTGCATGCCTTCGCGCCTTCGCCTCGCTACCTGCCGGCGCTGAGCGCGATTGCGCAGGACGCGTGGTCGGTGTGGCCGCAGCTCCTGCGCGGCTTTGGCCGCACGCTGCTCGAAACCGTGCTGGGCTTCGCGATGGGCGCGGTGTTCGGCTGCCTCTGCGGCACCGTGTTCACCTACTCGCGCTGGATGGAGCGTTCGGTGTTTCCGCTGTTCGTGGTGTCGCAGACCGTGCCGGTGGTGGCCTTCGGTGCGTTGATCGTCATCTGGTTCGGCAACTCGCTGCTTGCCAAGGTGATGACCGCGTTCTTCCTCACCTTCTTCCCGGTGACGGTGAACACCTTGCGCGGCCTCAAGTCGTGCGACCCGCAGCGCATTGCGCTGATGAAGAGTTTTGGCGCCGGTCGCTTCGTCATGTTCTTCAAGCTGGCCGTGCCCTCGGCGCTGCCGAAGATCATGGTGGGCCTGCGCGTGGCCATCGGCCTGAGCCTGATCGGCTCGGTGGTGGGCGAATGGTTCGGCGAGACCGTGGGCCTGGGCGTGATGCTGATGGAGGCGATGAACGCCGACCTGGTGCTGCGCCTGTGGGTCGTGATGTTTGCCTGCGGGCTGATGGGGGCGCTGCTCTACGGCGCGCTCACTTTCGTGGAAAGGAGGCTCGTATGGTGGCGCAGCGAAAGCTGA
- a CDS encoding ABC transporter permease — protein sequence MVAQRKLSASPVVPVVLSVIVLLAVWEGAILLFRIPPFVLPSLGAIVQHAFTDTGRLMAALLATLGEALGGYALGSVLGLLVAVALLLAPPLERVVMPLAVAVNAVPTVAYAPLFLIWFGLGAASKIALVALAVGFTMLVNALHGLKQADLAAVNLMRSFGAGPLKIVWRLRLPVAMPSVVTALRIGVPRSMIVAIVGEMLGAYAGLGRMIYESTQQVDLLSVWSAVLVASVASMVFYGVLVWIDQKLVWWR from the coding sequence ATGGTGGCGCAGCGAAAGCTGAGCGCATCGCCCGTGGTGCCGGTGGTGCTGAGCGTCATCGTGCTGCTCGCGGTGTGGGAAGGCGCGATCCTGCTCTTCAGGATTCCGCCCTTCGTGCTGCCGAGCCTGGGCGCGATCGTGCAGCATGCCTTCACCGACACCGGCCGTCTCATGGCGGCGTTGCTGGCCACGCTCGGCGAGGCGCTTGGCGGCTATGCGCTGGGCAGCGTGCTCGGCCTGCTGGTGGCGGTGGCGCTGCTGCTCGCGCCGCCGCTCGAGCGCGTCGTGATGCCGCTGGCCGTGGCCGTGAACGCGGTGCCGACGGTGGCCTATGCGCCGCTGTTCCTGATCTGGTTCGGCCTTGGCGCCGCATCGAAGATCGCACTGGTGGCGCTGGCCGTCGGCTTCACGATGCTGGTCAACGCGCTGCATGGACTCAAGCAGGCCGACCTGGCCGCCGTGAACCTGATGCGCAGCTTCGGCGCGGGGCCGCTCAAGATCGTGTGGCGGCTGCGCCTGCCGGTGGCGATGCCGTCGGTGGTCACGGCGCTGCGCATCGGCGTGCCGCGCAGCATGATCGTGGCCATCGTCGGCGAGATGCTCGGCGCCTATGCGGGGCTCGGGCGAATGATCTATGAATCGACCCAGCAGGTCGACCTGCTGAGCGTGTGGTCGGCGGTGCTGGTCGCTTCGGTGGCGAGCATGGTGTTCTACGGCGTGCTCGTTTGGATCGATCAGAAACTGGTGTGGTGGCGTTGA